From Nguyenibacter vanlangensis, one genomic window encodes:
- a CDS encoding beta-eliminating lyase-related protein codes for MQIRKNFSSDNVVPACPAIMAALMAANEGTAPAYGADAWTARLQQVAADVFEHPVQVFPVATGTAANALALAATTPPFGAILCDESAHIVQAECGAPDFYTGGARLLPIPSEDGRMRPDALSYVLDRHPAHNVLNNLPTTLSLTQATEWGTVYDPAQIAELAARARARGMAVHLDGSRLANAIASLGCTPAEATWKAGIDILALGATKNGAMTAEAVLVFDPARAEHFARRRKRGGHDWSKQRFLSAQLLAYLQDDLWLQNARQANAMAHRLAGGLFRHPGARLVYETQANEIFVALPDPAVAHLRAAGYVFREWRTPAGLNGTVIRLVTSYDTHIADVDALLATLAAI; via the coding sequence GTGCAGATACGCAAGAATTTCAGCAGCGACAATGTCGTTCCGGCCTGTCCCGCCATCATGGCGGCGCTGATGGCGGCCAACGAGGGCACGGCGCCCGCCTATGGCGCGGATGCCTGGACCGCCCGGCTGCAGCAGGTCGCGGCCGACGTCTTCGAACATCCGGTCCAGGTCTTTCCCGTCGCCACCGGCACGGCGGCGAACGCGCTGGCGCTGGCCGCCACCACCCCGCCCTTCGGCGCCATCCTGTGCGATGAGAGTGCCCATATCGTGCAGGCCGAATGCGGCGCGCCCGATTTCTATACCGGCGGCGCGCGGCTGCTGCCCATCCCGTCGGAGGACGGGCGCATGCGGCCCGACGCGCTGTCCTATGTGCTCGACCGCCATCCGGCGCACAATGTGCTGAACAACCTGCCCACGACGCTCAGCCTGACCCAGGCCACGGAATGGGGCACGGTCTACGACCCCGCGCAGATCGCCGAACTGGCGGCCCGGGCCCGGGCGCGCGGCATGGCGGTCCATCTGGACGGCAGCCGGCTGGCCAACGCCATCGCCAGCCTGGGCTGCACCCCGGCCGAGGCGACCTGGAAGGCCGGCATCGACATCCTGGCGCTGGGCGCGACCAAGAACGGGGCGATGACCGCCGAGGCCGTGCTGGTCTTCGACCCCGCGCGGGCCGAACACTTCGCCCGCCGCCGCAAGCGCGGCGGCCATGACTGGTCCAAGCAGCGTTTCCTAAGCGCGCAGTTGCTTGCCTATCTGCAGGACGATCTGTGGCTGCAAAACGCGCGGCAGGCCAACGCCATGGCCCACAGGCTGGCCGGCGGCCTGTTCCGCCACCCCGGCGCCCGGCTGGTGTACGAGACCCAGGCCAACGAAATCTTCGTCGCCCTGCCCGATCCGGCCGTCGCGCATCTGCGCGCCGCCGGCTATGTCTTTCGCGAATGGCGCACGCCGGCCGGACTTAACGGCACGGTGATCCGGCTGGTGACCAGCTACGACACCCACATCGCCGACGTGGACGCGCTGCTGGCCACCCTGGCCGCGATCTGA
- a CDS encoding DUF3126 family protein — protein sequence MSTMSTSEIARLQVCLRRLLGSPELTVNPPPRAGLSVEVAVKGEIIGTVHRDEDEGEVSYALHITVLEEDLPAETATARARR from the coding sequence ATGAGCACCATGTCCACCTCCGAGATCGCCCGCCTGCAGGTGTGCCTGCGCCGCCTGCTGGGCTCCCCCGAACTGACGGTCAACCCGCCGCCGCGCGCGGGCCTGTCGGTCGAAGTCGCCGTGAAGGGCGAAATCATCGGCACCGTCCATCGGGACGAGGATGAGGGCGAAGTGTCCTACGCCCTGCATATCACGGTTCTGGAAGAGGATCTGCCGGCCGAGACCGCCACCGCGCGCGCGCGCCGCTGA
- a CDS encoding nucleoside deaminase gives MTKEGKAGAVVPAMGTPGDPMGIAMDEARAAAARGEVPVGAVLLGPDGAVLARAGNAVEAGHDAAAHAEMLVMRAAARRLGTPRLVDCTLVVTLEPCPMCAAAAVHFRIGRIVFGAYDPKGGGVDHGPRLFDRRECLHRPEWVGGVREREASALLRDFFAARRGP, from the coding sequence ATGACAAAGGAAGGGAAGGCCGGCGCCGTCGTTCCCGCCATGGGCACCCCGGGGGATCCGATGGGGATCGCGATGGACGAGGCCCGCGCCGCCGCGGCGCGGGGGGAGGTGCCGGTCGGCGCGGTGCTGCTGGGGCCGGACGGGGCGGTGCTGGCGCGCGCGGGCAATGCGGTCGAGGCCGGGCACGATGCGGCGGCCCATGCCGAGATGCTGGTCATGCGCGCGGCGGCGCGGCGCCTGGGCACGCCGCGCCTGGTGGATTGCACGCTGGTGGTGACATTGGAACCCTGCCCGATGTGCGCCGCAGCCGCCGTGCATTTCCGGATCGGGCGCATCGTCTTCGGCGCCTATGACCCCAAGGGCGGCGGGGTGGACCATGGTCCGCGCCTGTTCGACCGGCGCGAATGCCTCCATCGCCCCGAATGGGTGGGTGGCGTGCGCGAGCGCGAGGCATCGGCGCTGCTGCGCGATTTCTTCGCCGCGCGGCGCGGGCCATGA
- a CDS encoding pseudouridine synthase, whose translation MTQHDDTPLSDPARRGERIAKWLARSGVASRRDAEQIIAAGRVRLNGEPVGHPATFVAAGDIVQVDGAVVESPERTRLWRYHKPDGLVTTHRDPEGRPTVFASLPDGMPRVVSVGRLDLNSEGLLLLTNDGELARRLELPSNGWLRRYRVRVFGVVDEARLSALAGGSVFEGVRYGPIEAGLDSRKGDNAWLTVALREGKNREVRKVMRGLNLHVSRLIRVSYGPFQLGTLQRSELEEVPGKVLREQVPGLGPAPRPGRRS comes from the coding sequence ATGACACAGCACGACGACACCCCCCTTTCCGATCCCGCGCGCCGCGGCGAGCGGATCGCCAAATGGCTGGCCCGATCGGGCGTGGCCAGCCGCCGCGACGCCGAACAGATCATCGCCGCCGGGCGCGTCCGCCTGAACGGCGAGCCGGTCGGCCATCCCGCGACCTTCGTCGCGGCGGGCGACATCGTGCAGGTCGACGGCGCCGTGGTGGAATCGCCCGAGCGGACGCGCCTGTGGCGCTATCACAAGCCCGACGGGCTGGTGACCACCCATCGCGACCCCGAGGGACGGCCGACCGTCTTCGCGTCCCTGCCCGACGGCATGCCCCGCGTCGTCAGCGTCGGCCGGCTGGACCTCAACAGCGAGGGATTGCTGCTGCTGACCAATGACGGCGAGCTGGCGCGACGGCTGGAGCTGCCGTCCAACGGCTGGCTGCGCCGCTACCGGGTGCGGGTCTTCGGCGTGGTGGACGAGGCCCGGCTGTCCGCCCTGGCCGGGGGCAGCGTGTTCGAGGGCGTGCGCTACGGCCCGATCGAGGCCGGGCTGGATTCCCGCAAGGGCGACAATGCCTGGCTGACCGTGGCGCTGCGCGAGGGCAAGAACCGCGAGGTCCGCAAGGTCATGCGCGGGCTGAACCTGCATGTCAGCCGGCTGATCCGCGTCTCGTACGGCCCGTTCCAGCTTGGCACCCTGCAGCGTTCGGAACTCGAGGAAGTGCCGGGCAAGGTGTTGCGCGAACAGGTGCCCGGCCTGGGCCCCGCCCCCCGGCCCGGCCGCCGGTCCTGA
- the rsmD gene encoding 16S rRNA (guanine(966)-N(2))-methyltransferase RsmD, whose protein sequence is MRIVAGTWRGRALTAPPGRTTRPTADRVRQALFDMLLHAPWAGRDRIAGARVLDAFAGTGALGLEALSRGAARCVFFETDRAALAALRANIAACGAGDAALVRPADVTHPPPGPACDLLFLDPPYGKGLPARALAALGAAGWIAPGALVVVETAADEALPEDGSLLSGFLRAAPPLAERRHGAARLSVWRAAPGQTATGQTATGRAATGMPE, encoded by the coding sequence ATGCGCATCGTCGCGGGCACCTGGCGCGGCCGCGCGCTGACCGCGCCCCCGGGGCGCACCACGCGCCCCACCGCCGACCGGGTGCGCCAGGCCCTGTTCGACATGCTGCTGCACGCCCCCTGGGCCGGCCGCGACCGCATCGCCGGGGCGCGGGTGCTGGACGCGTTCGCCGGCACCGGCGCCCTGGGGCTGGAGGCCCTGTCGCGCGGCGCCGCCCGGTGCGTGTTCTTCGAGACCGACCGCGCGGCGCTGGCCGCGCTGCGCGCCAATATCGCCGCCTGCGGCGCGGGCGATGCCGCCCTGGTCCGCCCCGCCGACGTGACCCACCCGCCGCCCGGACCGGCCTGCGACCTGCTGTTCCTCGACCCGCCCTATGGCAAGGGCCTGCCGGCGCGCGCCCTGGCGGCGCTGGGGGCCGCGGGCTGGATCGCCCCCGGCGCGCTGGTCGTGGTCGAAACCGCCGCCGACGAAGCCCTGCCCGAGGACGGCTCCCTGCTGTCCGGCTTCCTGCGGGCCGCGCCTCCGCTGGCCGAACGCCGCCATGGCGCGGCCAGGCTCTCGGTCTGGCGGGCCGCCCCCGGTCAAACTGCTACCGGCCAAACTGCCACCGGCCGGGCTGCCACCGGAATGCCCGAATAA
- a CDS encoding DNA translocase FtsK 4TM domain-containing protein: protein MPSLGRYIPSSLVSPRIRSAARQRLAELGGMTLWLLALALAASLWSYNPRDPSMNTASTQAPTNLLGVVGAYLADALLQNIGITCALPVLALVAWGWRVARHTGLGSVPVRVVALLCAMPVIGALLGAVPLLVPALPAPHWPTESGPGGAFGLSIARAALQAGSSVLGPAGRLAVWCLGLLLTALLVPLAMGLSLAEWAAIGRTLRAAARQPARLARGMPGRHSPPDQPPAAPAGRWAGGLGRAPDGILDGALEGAMPPPRPDLSMQPRAPEPQIRSLRIERPDAARAPARPSTRPSTRPSLGTGWVQPPGVEDDAAADPPPLLLGGPRQPDGPAWSTEEAAFAQAAAEAAPAEPPREAAAEPPRAGFMGRLFGSRAAADRPSADLRGAAGRTAGGNGGYPPPPDAGAPWQLPSVRLLKAAPPHGQTGPSQDMLQANARLLETVLSDYGVQGRIGEIHAGPVVTLYELEPAPGIRSARVIGLADDVARSLSVLSVRIATVPGRNVIGIEVPNARRETVYLSELFHDAAWTQSMSRLSLALGKDISGAPVYGDLARMPHLLIAGTTGSGKSVGVNAMILSLLYRLSPDECRLILIDPKILELSIYEGIPHLMTPVVTEPAKAVAALKWTVREMDRRYRAMSHLQVRNIGSYNERVAEARMRGEVVSRRVQTGYDPETGRPTFEEQQLALDSLPYIVVVIDEMADLMMVAGKEIEAAVQRLAQKARAAGIHVIMATQRPSVDVITGTIKANFPTRISFQVISKFDSRTILGEQGAEQLLGQGDMLYMQGGGRITRVHGPFVADSEVEDVVAFLRSQGEPIYNDDVISAQDEDGGSGSGGGGKSSGNGLNGGGFDEETSLFDQAVAVVAREGKASTSFIQRHLSIGYNRAAKIIEQMEKEGIVSPANHVGKREVLLRRTDDDE, encoded by the coding sequence TTGCCGAGCCTTGGCCGCTACATTCCGTCTTCCCTGGTCTCGCCGCGCATCCGCTCCGCCGCGCGGCAAAGGCTGGCCGAACTGGGCGGAATGACGCTGTGGCTGCTGGCCCTGGCCCTGGCTGCCTCCTTATGGAGCTATAATCCGCGCGATCCGTCGATGAACACCGCCAGCACCCAGGCCCCGACCAACCTGCTGGGGGTGGTGGGGGCCTATCTGGCCGACGCGCTGCTGCAGAATATCGGCATCACCTGCGCGCTGCCGGTGCTGGCCCTGGTGGCCTGGGGCTGGCGGGTAGCGCGCCATACCGGACTGGGCTCGGTGCCGGTGCGCGTCGTCGCGCTGCTGTGCGCCATGCCGGTGATCGGCGCGCTGCTGGGGGCCGTGCCGCTGCTGGTCCCGGCGCTGCCGGCGCCGCACTGGCCCACCGAATCGGGCCCGGGCGGCGCGTTCGGCCTGTCGATCGCCCGTGCCGCGCTGCAGGCCGGGTCGTCGGTGCTGGGCCCGGCCGGCCGGCTGGCGGTCTGGTGCCTGGGCCTGCTGCTGACGGCGCTGCTGGTACCGCTGGCGATGGGCCTGTCCCTGGCGGAATGGGCGGCGATCGGCCGCACCCTGCGCGCCGCGGCCCGGCAGCCCGCGCGCCTGGCGCGCGGCATGCCCGGGCGGCACAGCCCGCCCGACCAGCCGCCCGCCGCCCCGGCCGGGCGGTGGGCCGGCGGGCTGGGCAGGGCGCCGGACGGGATTCTGGACGGGGCGCTGGAGGGGGCCATGCCGCCCCCCCGGCCCGATTTGTCCATGCAGCCCCGCGCGCCGGAGCCGCAGATACGCAGCCTGCGCATCGAGCGGCCCGACGCGGCGCGGGCACCGGCCCGCCCATCCACCCGTCCCTCCACTCGTCCCTCCCTGGGCACCGGCTGGGTGCAGCCGCCCGGCGTCGAGGATGACGCGGCGGCCGATCCGCCCCCCCTGCTGCTGGGCGGTCCCCGCCAGCCGGACGGCCCGGCCTGGAGCACCGAGGAGGCTGCCTTTGCCCAGGCGGCTGCCGAGGCGGCGCCGGCCGAACCGCCGCGCGAAGCCGCGGCCGAGCCCCCCCGCGCCGGCTTCATGGGCCGGCTGTTCGGCAGCCGCGCGGCGGCGGACCGCCCGTCCGCCGACCTGCGCGGCGCCGCCGGCCGGACGGCCGGCGGGAACGGCGGATACCCCCCGCCGCCCGATGCCGGCGCGCCGTGGCAATTGCCGTCGGTCAGGCTGCTGAAGGCCGCGCCGCCGCACGGCCAGACCGGCCCGTCGCAGGACATGCTGCAGGCCAATGCCCGCCTGCTGGAAACCGTGCTGTCCGATTACGGCGTGCAGGGGCGGATCGGCGAGATCCATGCCGGGCCGGTCGTCACGCTGTACGAACTCGAACCCGCGCCGGGCATCCGCTCGGCCCGGGTGATCGGCCTGGCCGACGACGTCGCGCGCTCGCTGTCGGTGCTCAGCGTGCGCATCGCCACCGTGCCGGGCCGCAACGTGATCGGCATCGAGGTCCCCAATGCCCGGCGCGAGACGGTGTATCTGTCCGAGCTGTTCCATGACGCGGCCTGGACCCAGTCCATGTCGCGGCTCAGCCTGGCGCTGGGCAAGGATATTTCCGGCGCGCCGGTCTATGGCGACCTGGCGCGCATGCCGCACCTGCTGATCGCCGGCACCACCGGCTCGGGCAAGTCGGTGGGCGTCAACGCCATGATCCTGTCCCTGCTCTACCGGCTGTCGCCCGACGAATGCCGGCTGATCCTGATCGACCCCAAAATCCTGGAACTGTCGATCTACGAGGGCATTCCCCATCTGATGACGCCGGTGGTCACCGAGCCGGCCAAGGCGGTGGCCGCGCTGAAATGGACGGTGCGCGAAATGGACCGCCGCTACCGCGCCATGTCGCACCTGCAGGTCCGCAATATCGGCAGCTACAACGAACGCGTGGCCGAGGCCCGGATGCGCGGCGAGGTCGTCAGCCGCCGCGTCCAGACCGGCTATGACCCCGAGACCGGCCGCCCGACCTTTGAGGAACAGCAGTTGGCGCTCGACTCGCTGCCCTATATCGTGGTGGTGATCGACGAAATGGCCGACCTGATGATGGTCGCAGGCAAGGAGATCGAGGCCGCGGTCCAGCGCCTGGCGCAGAAGGCCCGCGCCGCGGGCATCCATGTCATCATGGCGACGCAGCGCCCGTCGGTGGACGTGATCACCGGCACCATCAAGGCCAATTTCCCGACCCGCATCTCGTTCCAGGTCATCAGCAAGTTCGACAGCCGCACCATCCTGGGCGAGCAGGGCGCCGAGCAATTGCTGGGGCAGGGCGACATGCTGTACATGCAGGGCGGCGGCCGCATCACCCGCGTCCATGGCCCCTTCGTCGCCGACAGCGAGGTCGAGGACGTGGTCGCCTTCCTGCGCAGCCAGGGCGAGCCGATCTATAACGACGACGTCATCTCGGCCCAGGACGAGGATGGCGGGAGCGGCAGCGGCGGCGGCGGCAAATCCTCGGGCAACGGGCTGAACGGCGGCGGCTTCGACGAGGAAACCAGCCTGTTCGACCAGGCGGTGGCCGTGGTGGCGCGCGAGGGCAAGGCCTCGACCTCGTTCATCCAGCGCCATCTGTCGATCGGCTATAACCGCGCGGCCAAGATCATCGAGCAGATGGAAAAGGAAGGCATCGTCAGCCCGGCGAACCATGTCGGCAAGCGCGAGGTGCTGCTGCGCCGCACCGACGACGACGAATGA
- a CDS encoding Do family serine endopeptidase, which yields MAAGVAPGTARARVLAARVLPARVLAALVAGTVLGGAAACGGLAPAARADESGVIRPDTQQALPNFVSLVKQVKPAVVSITANLRADAVEDEEGGAQGQQQMPFPFPFPFQMMPQQPQRRTIEARGSGFIISADGYVVTNNHVVKGATKVTVTLDDGTALPAKIVGRDPKTDLALLKVTTQSKLRFIELGESDKVEPGEWVIAVGNPYGLGGTVTAGIVSARGRDIGDGPYDSFIQVDAPINRGNSGGPLITQDGKVVGVNTAILSPGGGGSIGIGFAIPSDVVKNVVYQLEKTGHVTRGYLGVVAQLITPAMAKALGLKPAAPGVPPSGALVASVSNGSPAEKAGIKAGDVITTLNGQKVDSPHDLAVKVASITPGTKATLGFLRNNAEQTATVTIANLSGAQTPDGAMGEKNEGGPRLGVSLSPLTPDLRQQLGLDGSVRGVVVSDVQSGSPADQAGIRPGDVIQAVGNRPVENPGATVTAVRAALKANQSVLLRILRNGQNIFVAVTPGTDNDNDGGASGPGDDNN from the coding sequence ATGGCAGCCGGGGTGGCGCCCGGGACGGCGCGCGCCAGGGTGCTGGCTGCGAGGGTGCTGCCGGCGAGGGTGCTGGCGGCGCTGGTCGCGGGTACCGTGCTGGGCGGCGCGGCGGCCTGTGGCGGGCTGGCGCCGGCGGCACGGGCCGATGAGAGCGGGGTGATCCGTCCGGACACGCAGCAGGCCCTGCCGAACTTCGTCAGCCTGGTGAAGCAGGTCAAGCCGGCCGTGGTGTCCATCACCGCCAACCTGCGCGCCGACGCCGTCGAGGATGAGGAAGGCGGGGCGCAGGGGCAGCAGCAGATGCCCTTCCCGTTCCCCTTCCCGTTCCAGATGATGCCGCAGCAGCCCCAGCGCCGCACGATCGAGGCGCGGGGATCGGGCTTCATCATTTCCGCGGACGGCTACGTCGTCACCAACAACCACGTGGTCAAGGGCGCGACCAAGGTGACGGTGACGCTGGATGACGGCACCGCCCTGCCGGCCAAGATCGTCGGCCGCGATCCCAAGACCGACCTGGCGCTGCTGAAGGTGACGACGCAGAGCAAGCTGCGCTTCATCGAGCTGGGCGAGTCCGACAAGGTCGAGCCGGGCGAGTGGGTGATCGCCGTCGGCAATCCCTACGGGCTGGGCGGCACGGTGACCGCCGGCATCGTCTCGGCGCGGGGGCGCGATATCGGCGACGGGCCGTACGATTCCTTCATTCAGGTCGACGCGCCGATCAATCGCGGCAATTCGGGCGGTCCGCTGATCACCCAGGACGGCAAGGTCGTGGGGGTGAATACCGCCATCCTGTCGCCCGGCGGCGGCGGATCGATCGGCATCGGCTTCGCCATCCCGTCGGACGTGGTGAAGAATGTCGTCTATCAGCTTGAGAAGACCGGGCATGTCACCCGCGGTTATCTGGGCGTGGTGGCGCAGTTGATCACCCCGGCGATGGCCAAGGCGCTGGGGCTGAAGCCCGCGGCGCCGGGCGTGCCGCCCAGCGGGGCGCTGGTGGCCAGCGTCAGCAACGGCAGTCCGGCGGAAAAGGCCGGGATCAAGGCCGGCGACGTGATCACCACCCTGAACGGCCAGAAGGTGGACAGCCCGCACGACCTGGCGGTCAAGGTCGCCTCGATCACGCCGGGCACCAAGGCGACGCTGGGGTTCCTGCGCAACAATGCCGAGCAGACCGCGACGGTGACCATCGCCAACCTGTCCGGCGCGCAGACGCCCGACGGCGCGATGGGCGAGAAGAACGAGGGCGGCCCGCGCCTGGGCGTGTCGCTGTCGCCACTGACGCCCGACCTGCGCCAGCAGCTCGGCCTGGACGGGTCGGTGCGCGGCGTCGTCGTCAGCGACGTCCAGTCCGGATCGCCCGCCGACCAGGCCGGCATCCGCCCCGGCGACGTGATCCAGGCGGTGGGCAACCGCCCGGTGGAGAATCCGGGCGCCACCGTCACCGCCGTGCGCGCGGCGCTGAAGGCCAACCAGTCCGTGCTGCTGCGCATCCTGCGCAACGGGCAGAACATCTTCGTCGCCGTGACGCCCGGCACGGACAACGACAATGACGGCGGGGCCAGCGGCCCGGGCGACGACAACAACTGA
- a CDS encoding gamma-glutamyl-gamma-aminobutyrate hydrolase family protein: MSMSRPLIGVTLDSEPGAPDGGAYSRFPWYALRRNYMDAIADAGGIPVALSHRQDLAAETLERLDGLVVTGGAFDVDPALYGAATRHDSVTLKSGRTRAELALLRLAIARDLPVLGICGGQQLLAVCLGGTLIQHIPDALPGALAHEQPNPRDQPGHEVAIVPGTLLARVTGAERMAVNSAHHQAVRTPGRAVVCATAPDGVVEAIEYPGHPFCLGVQWHPEFAISMGDGRIFSALIDASGSR, encoded by the coding sequence ATGAGCATGTCCCGCCCCCTGATCGGGGTCACCCTCGACAGCGAACCCGGCGCGCCGGACGGCGGCGCCTATTCGCGCTTTCCGTGGTACGCGCTGCGCCGCAACTATATGGACGCGATCGCCGACGCGGGGGGCATTCCCGTGGCCCTGTCCCACCGGCAGGACCTGGCCGCCGAGACGCTGGAGCGGCTGGACGGCCTGGTCGTCACCGGCGGCGCGTTCGACGTCGATCCGGCGCTGTACGGCGCCGCCACCCGCCATGACAGCGTCACCCTGAAATCCGGCCGCACCCGCGCCGAGCTGGCGCTGCTGCGCCTGGCGATCGCCCGGGACCTGCCGGTGCTGGGGATCTGCGGCGGCCAGCAATTGCTGGCGGTCTGCCTGGGCGGCACGCTGATCCAGCATATCCCCGACGCGCTGCCCGGCGCGCTGGCGCACGAACAGCCCAATCCGCGCGACCAGCCGGGGCACGAGGTCGCGATCGTTCCGGGCACCTTGCTGGCGCGGGTGACCGGCGCCGAGCGGATGGCGGTCAATTCCGCGCATCACCAGGCCGTCCGGACCCCCGGCCGGGCGGTCGTCTGCGCCACCGCCCCCGACGGGGTGGTCGAGGCGATCGAATATCCCGGCCATCCTTTCTGCCTGGGCGTGCAATGGCATCCCGAATTCGCCATATCGATGGGCGATGGACGCATCTTCTCCGCCCTGATAGACGCCTCGGGATCGCGATGA
- a CDS encoding RNA pseudouridine synthase has protein sequence MTRPPGRSLGRPRPAPGAATPKSAPPFPILFQDSRFLVIDKPAGLPVHPGPTGGPSVESAFPLLSRRADGPWLAHRLDRDTSGCLLIALRKQALLAAQAAFAAGTVEKTYWAVVHGRPTAESGTVRLRMVRRTSPAGWRMVEDPHGQAPLGRASRGQESETEWRVLASDGRQSWLALRLLTGRTHQARLHCASLGCPILGDPVYGRADGQVLHLMSRRLALKLTPPVAATAPPPPHIAATLARHGWPLPPDASGPSG, from the coding sequence ATGACCCGCCCCCCGGGACGCTCCCTGGGTCGCCCGCGCCCGGCGCCGGGGGCCGCCACCCCGAAATCCGCGCCGCCGTTTCCGATCCTGTTCCAGGACAGCCGCTTCCTCGTCATCGACAAGCCGGCTGGCCTGCCGGTCCATCCCGGCCCCACCGGCGGCCCCTCGGTCGAAAGCGCCTTTCCCCTGCTGTCCCGCCGCGCGGACGGGCCGTGGCTGGCCCACCGGCTGGACCGCGACACGTCCGGCTGCCTGCTGATCGCCCTGCGCAAGCAGGCGCTGCTGGCCGCGCAGGCCGCCTTCGCCGCCGGCACGGTCGAGAAGACCTATTGGGCGGTGGTGCACGGCCGCCCCACCGCCGAATCCGGCACAGTGCGCCTGCGCATGGTCCGCCGGACCAGCCCCGCCGGCTGGCGCATGGTCGAAGACCCGCACGGACAGGCCCCCCTGGGCCGGGCTTCTCGGGGCCAGGAATCCGAGACCGAATGGCGCGTCCTGGCCTCGGACGGGCGGCAGAGCTGGCTGGCGCTGCGGCTGCTGACCGGCCGCACCCACCAGGCGCGGCTGCATTGCGCCAGCCTGGGCTGCCCGATCCTGGGCGACCCGGTCTATGGCCGGGCCGACGGCCAGGTGCTGCATCTGATGAGCCGCCGCCTGGCGCTGAAGCTGACGCCGCCGGTCGCCGCCACCGCCCCGCCGCCGCCCCATATCGCCGCCACCCTGGCGCGCCATGGCTGGCCCCTGCCGCCCGACGCGTCCGGACCGTCCGGCTGA